The Pirellulimonas nuda genome includes a region encoding these proteins:
- a CDS encoding ISAzo13 family transposase: protein MGRFVLPRRRSSVSPRTRPRGGSEKKGGRKPASCEAIDALRQVVEVHTAGSPVEPDRLWTNRTARELAIELAESGVEMSPNTVARLLREELGLSHRQAVKTKCLGESPDRNAQFERIAGLKAEYLAKGWPVLSIDTKKKELLGDFFRPGRAWTDGQVKALDHDFPSAGSGKVIPYGVYDLAANEALVLLAQGADTGELAADAVRRWWIRLGKKRYWHASGVLVLADSGGSNGNRVGLFRERLCGVAGLLNRDIRVAHLPPYCSKYNPIDHRLFCHLSRSLRAVLIRSVETIRAALARTTTAAGLRVVVEVARRKYQAGVKASNDFLRNEPIIRDALLPSLNYTAHAVW from the coding sequence GTGGGACGATTCGTTTTGCCGAGGAGGAGGTCGAGCGTCTCCCCGAGGACGAGGCCGCGGGGCGGGTCCGAAAAAAAGGGGGGCCGAAAGCCAGCTAGCTGCGAGGCGATCGACGCATTGCGGCAGGTGGTCGAGGTCCACACGGCCGGCTCGCCGGTCGAGCCCGACCGGCTGTGGACCAACCGCACGGCGCGTGAGCTGGCCATCGAGCTGGCGGAGTCGGGTGTCGAGATGTCGCCCAACACGGTGGCGCGGCTGCTGCGTGAGGAGCTGGGGCTGTCGCACCGGCAGGCCGTGAAAACGAAGTGCCTGGGCGAGTCTCCCGACCGCAACGCTCAGTTCGAGCGGATCGCCGGACTGAAGGCCGAGTACCTAGCCAAGGGGTGGCCCGTGCTGAGCATCGACACCAAGAAGAAAGAGCTTCTGGGGGACTTCTTCCGCCCCGGGCGGGCGTGGACCGACGGCCAGGTCAAAGCGTTGGACCACGACTTCCCCAGCGCAGGGTCGGGCAAGGTGATCCCGTACGGCGTGTACGACTTGGCGGCGAACGAGGCGCTGGTGCTGCTAGCCCAAGGAGCGGACACCGGCGAGCTGGCGGCCGACGCGGTCCGACGCTGGTGGATACGGCTGGGGAAGAAGCGGTACTGGCACGCCTCGGGGGTGCTAGTGCTGGCCGACTCGGGCGGCAGCAACGGCAACCGGGTGGGGCTGTTCCGCGAGCGGCTGTGCGGGGTCGCCGGCCTGCTGAACCGCGACATCCGCGTGGCGCACTTGCCGCCGTACTGCTCGAAGTACAACCCGATCGACCACCGCTTGTTCTGCCACCTCTCCCGCTCGCTGCGTGCGGTGCTGATCCGCTCGGTCGAGACGATCCGCGCGGCGCTGGCCCGCACGACGACCGCGGCCGGCCTGCGTGTGGTTGTCGAAGTAGCTCGACGCAAGTACCAAGCAGGCGTCAAGGCGAGCAACGACTTCCTCCGCAACGAACCAATCATCCGAGACGCCCTCTTGCCCTCACTCAACTACACCGCGCACGCAGTGTGGTGA
- a CDS encoding PEP-CTERM sorting domain-containing protein, translating to MKTRLLLTSCILGAIVSNTLPIASAIVIADAAGDYVAAAGGNTAIPTALPTGWSYWGSSATSGGTELALEVKIVGNAGNTGFGGAGQFGTPAVLGTHTEDPLNADYQFEIFSDGFDGNPPNVPVGNQGVVGVDLLLHPGPTVDLNGVVIARYTIQAGDLAAGNSATIAGSFRDLAGRNTVVGGNPSESVMVEVLHNGSSLFSATGGETAGTNGYLLQANGTFNLTGISLTVGDTIDFAVNNNGNFTGDETALQATIDVGGGAGAIPGDFNGDSMVNAADYTVWRDNLGANENVLPPGTGDGSGTVDVGDYTTWTNSFGQPAIGAIGSAAVPEPGSLALLLFGSVAACGAARRRRIGAA from the coding sequence ATGAAGACAAGACTGCTGTTAACGTCGTGCATTCTGGGCGCGATTGTGAGCAACACGCTGCCCATCGCTTCGGCCATCGTGATCGCTGATGCGGCAGGCGACTACGTGGCGGCTGCCGGTGGGAACACGGCCATCCCAACCGCCCTGCCAACGGGGTGGAGCTACTGGGGATCGTCGGCAACCAGCGGCGGGACGGAATTGGCGCTTGAGGTAAAGATAGTCGGCAACGCAGGCAACACAGGGTTTGGGGGCGCCGGTCAGTTCGGCACGCCGGCAGTCCTTGGTACGCATACAGAAGACCCCCTGAATGCGGATTATCAGTTTGAGATTTTTAGCGACGGATTTGATGGCAACCCGCCGAATGTTCCGGTAGGGAACCAAGGCGTGGTTGGCGTCGATCTGCTCCTTCATCCCGGCCCTACCGTTGACTTAAACGGCGTGGTTATCGCTCGATACACGATTCAGGCAGGTGATTTAGCGGCGGGCAATTCTGCTACCATTGCCGGTAGCTTCCGCGATCTCGCTGGAAGGAACACTGTAGTGGGCGGCAATCCCTCGGAGTCGGTAATGGTCGAAGTACTGCACAACGGAAGCTCGCTTTTTAGCGCCACCGGCGGGGAAACTGCGGGAACCAATGGCTATTTATTGCAAGCTAACGGTACGTTCAATCTGACTGGAATTTCGCTTACCGTAGGCGACACCATTGATTTTGCCGTCAACAACAACGGTAACTTTACGGGTGACGAAACCGCATTGCAGGCAACCATCGACGTGGGGGGAGGCGCGGGCGCAATCCCCGGCGACTTCAACGGCGACAGCATGGTCAACGCGGCGGACTACACCGTGTGGCGAGACAACCTCGGTGCCAATGAGAACGTCCTGCCGCCCGGCACAGGCGACGGGTCTGGGACGGTCGACGTGGGCGACTACACGACTTGGACGAACAGCTTCGGGCAACCGGCGATTGGGGCCATCGGATCGGCCGCGGTCCCGGAGCCTGGCAGCCTTGCCCTCCTGCTCTTCGGTTCTGTGGCGGCGTGCGGGGCAGCACGCCGACGCAGGATCGGCGCTGCCTAG
- a CDS encoding SpoIIAA family protein, whose amino-acid sequence MAAAIKQSDVQKVVPRFVAASERPGTLKFLKVVRNLAEVDLTAFGKQIGDVFTHLGDLTHVAVVADEKWESTVANMGSVHPFEVRFFGPLNADEPPRGCGLPVKPPSPRWPNGSPSNGLLASPWSVIERRSDAGDGFSC is encoded by the coding sequence CTGGCTGCGGCGATCAAGCAAAGCGACGTTCAGAAGGTCGTCCCGCGGTTCGTTGCCGCGTCAGAGCGGCCCGGAACGCTTAAGTTCCTCAAGGTAGTCCGCAATCTCGCCGAGGTTGATCTCACCGCTTTCGGCAAGCAGATCGGCGACGTGTTTACCCACCTGGGCGACCTGACGCACGTGGCCGTGGTCGCCGACGAAAAATGGGAGTCGACGGTCGCCAACATGGGGTCGGTGCACCCCTTCGAGGTTCGCTTCTTCGGTCCGTTAAATGCAGACGAACCCCCGCGTGGCTGCGGTCTGCCAGTTAAGCCGCCCTCGCCACGTTGGCCTAACGGTTCGCCGTCAAACGGACTGCTGGCGTCCCCTTGGTCGGTCATTGAACGCCGATCCGACGCCGGCGACGGATTTTCCTGCTAG
- a CDS encoding glycoside hydrolase family 172 protein, which yields MLAALLAAATDNMTLAQTVTFDSLLDDMLDRDALAVHPNANASFTLKQRSSYDRGSVAPDQAGWFANSDWSNYIRSEVNQGRTEWVLLDETGPGAVTRIWVGGRPEQAATLRFYLDGSSTPFWSGTAEDLVGKNSAMGAYLSWRSVDADLTPAGNSPGQNLYAPIPYSSGLKITFDHTPGGTSNGLWYNINYRTYEPGAAVTSFDPSEPTEAATAAKLAAVNSQLMSPDTAPRGAGLQQHSTTGALGNGQALSQALTGASAVKRLKLNLQAADMAAAIKDTELQISFDGRTTVRVPVGQFFGSGTNQINEVQDWYRTVNPTSGDMTSYWTMPFQNAADIRVVNNGSQNVTVGLEVETGDWNWTDDSMYFHSNYRKTDSPLVGGNHEDWNFVSILGEGVYVGDTFQITTGEDNSPVWWGEGDEKIYVDGEAFPSHFGTGTEDYYGYAWGGRHPETFNHAFVTQPESGANRAVGTTVNGRVRALDTIPFDESLHFDMEFWSNAGGDYDLSVATMWYGKPGAFAVGYEKLGDLNFNGTLDVQDWVLFRNGFDTDLAGLTKGDAYLRGDLDLDGDADVDDFSLFKQAYEAENGAGSLAAVWVPEPGALQLAAFASLSLAMKHLGRGSHLHSKDVNSNDRPARLAVPTPDPY from the coding sequence GTGCTCGCCGCCCTCCTGGCGGCGGCGACGGACAACATGACCCTCGCCCAAACGGTCACGTTTGATTCGCTTCTCGACGACATGCTCGACCGCGATGCGTTGGCGGTGCATCCCAATGCGAACGCCAGTTTTACTCTCAAGCAGCGCAGCAGCTACGACCGCGGGTCCGTGGCGCCAGACCAGGCAGGGTGGTTCGCGAACAGCGACTGGTCGAACTACATCCGATCGGAGGTCAACCAGGGGAGGACCGAGTGGGTGCTACTGGATGAAACGGGCCCCGGCGCGGTCACACGGATCTGGGTCGGCGGACGACCCGAGCAAGCCGCCACGCTCCGGTTCTACCTCGACGGCAGCAGCACCCCTTTCTGGTCGGGCACGGCAGAAGACTTGGTCGGCAAGAACTCGGCCATGGGCGCCTACCTGTCTTGGCGATCGGTAGACGCGGACCTCACCCCCGCGGGCAACTCGCCGGGGCAAAACCTTTACGCGCCGATCCCCTACTCCAGCGGCCTGAAGATCACGTTCGACCACACGCCCGGCGGCACCTCGAACGGCCTGTGGTACAACATCAACTACCGCACCTACGAGCCCGGCGCCGCCGTCACCAGTTTCGACCCCAGCGAACCCACCGAAGCCGCCACCGCGGCCAAGCTGGCGGCCGTAAACTCACAACTGATGAGCCCGGACACGGCGCCGCGCGGCGCCGGACTCCAGCAGCACAGCACAACGGGCGCCCTGGGCAATGGCCAGGCCCTGAGCCAGGCCCTGACGGGCGCCAGCGCCGTCAAGCGGCTGAAACTCAACCTGCAAGCGGCCGACATGGCGGCCGCGATCAAAGACACGGAGCTGCAAATCTCGTTCGACGGCCGGACGACCGTGCGGGTCCCGGTCGGGCAGTTCTTCGGCTCGGGAACCAATCAGATCAACGAGGTTCAGGACTGGTACCGCACCGTCAACCCAACCTCCGGCGACATGACCTCCTACTGGACGATGCCTTTCCAAAACGCGGCAGACATCCGCGTGGTGAACAATGGCAGCCAGAACGTCACGGTGGGACTGGAGGTCGAGACCGGCGATTGGAACTGGACGGACGATTCCATGTACTTCCACTCCAACTATCGGAAGACAGACAGCCCCCTCGTTGGCGGCAACCACGAGGACTGGAACTTTGTATCGATCCTTGGTGAAGGCGTCTATGTGGGAGACACCTTCCAGATCACGACCGGCGAAGACAATAGTCCTGTTTGGTGGGGCGAAGGCGACGAGAAGATCTACGTCGATGGAGAGGCCTTTCCTTCGCACTTCGGCACCGGCACCGAAGACTACTACGGTTACGCCTGGGGAGGCAGGCACCCCGAGACCTTCAACCACGCCTTTGTTACTCAACCCGAGAGCGGGGCGAACAGAGCCGTTGGCACAACCGTCAATGGCCGCGTCCGCGCACTGGACACCATCCCCTTCGACGAGAGCCTGCACTTCGACATGGAGTTTTGGAGCAACGCCGGCGGAGACTACGACCTGTCGGTCGCCACCATGTGGTACGGCAAGCCGGGCGCGTTTGCTGTCGGCTATGAGAAGTTGGGCGACCTCAACTTCAACGGGACGCTTGACGTGCAAGACTGGGTCCTGTTCCGCAACGGCTTTGACACCGACCTAGCGGGATTGACCAAGGGCGACGCCTACCTTCGGGGCGACCTCGATCTTGACGGCGACGCCGACGTCGATGACTTCTCTCTGTTCAAACAAGCCTACGAGGCGGAAAACGGCGCGGGCTCCCTCGCCGCCGTCTGGGTGCCAGAACCGGGAGCGCTCCAATTGGCGGCGTTTGCGTCGCTGTCCCTGGCGATGAAGCACCTGGGCCGTGGCTCGCACCTCCACTCCAAGGACGTAAACAGTAATGACCGTCCGGCGCGTCTGGCCGTCCCGACTCCTGATCCCTACTAG
- a CDS encoding glycoside hydrolase family 172 protein, with the protein MVLTLALLAQGFAPAAMAAEQPGGAITFGSLLQEMVSRDEVARFPRHDFRLKQDSSYNRVSTKPEPPRNEPKGWFANHDFNSSDRDKNFIRIEENGGRKEWVLMEDTGPGAIVRTWMPWKGQSKPTSSTIIRFYLDGQDEPAIEGNEFELFQGAGIAPFPLAHQSLRSAVSFLPIPYAKGCKVTVSERPFFYQFTYRKYQEGAPVTTFRMEDLAANATLIRDTCATLLAPTTSAASPAEPKLAGKLESGQEMSLKLTEGTAAVRGLSVWLGGYDDPNVTRSVVLKMEFDGKQTVWCPLSEFFGTGVGLNPFQGWYRTVANDGTMSSRWVMPYRESGAISIVNLGAEPVEFELKASIGDWQWDDRSLYFHAAWRGQYPVPTRPFSDWNYVTLKGRGVFVGDTLTVLNPVETWWGEGDERIFVDGEGFPSIFGTGTEDYYAYSWGGRSTDFYEHPFHAQPRCNVYNKLNRKSTDERNTQGFSTETRTRALDTMPFDESLQLDMEVWSGTDCNMGYAAGTYWYGDAQTVSNQEPDPDGALAVPPLPEEMR; encoded by the coding sequence ATGGTCCTCACGCTTGCGCTGCTTGCCCAGGGGTTCGCCCCCGCCGCGATGGCGGCCGAACAGCCCGGCGGAGCCATTACCTTCGGGTCACTGCTGCAAGAAATGGTCAGCCGCGACGAGGTGGCGCGGTTCCCCCGGCACGATTTTCGGTTGAAGCAAGACAGCAGCTACAACCGCGTCTCGACCAAGCCGGAGCCCCCAAGAAACGAGCCGAAGGGCTGGTTCGCCAACCACGACTTCAACTCCAGCGACAGGGACAAGAACTTCATTCGGATCGAAGAGAATGGAGGCAGGAAAGAGTGGGTGTTGATGGAGGACACGGGGCCAGGGGCGATCGTACGGACCTGGATGCCCTGGAAGGGGCAAAGCAAGCCCACCAGCTCGACCATCATCCGCTTCTACCTCGACGGCCAGGACGAGCCGGCCATCGAAGGAAACGAGTTTGAGCTCTTCCAGGGCGCCGGCATCGCGCCGTTCCCGCTCGCCCACCAATCGCTCCGGTCGGCGGTGTCGTTTCTGCCCATCCCCTACGCCAAGGGCTGCAAGGTAACCGTTTCGGAGCGCCCGTTCTTCTACCAGTTCACCTACCGCAAGTATCAAGAGGGCGCGCCGGTCACGACCTTCCGCATGGAAGACCTGGCGGCCAACGCCACTCTGATCCGCGACACCTGCGCCACGCTGCTCGCCCCGACCACCAGCGCTGCGTCCCCGGCCGAGCCGAAGCTGGCCGGCAAGCTCGAGTCTGGCCAAGAGATGTCCCTCAAACTGACCGAAGGAACGGCCGCGGTGCGCGGGTTGTCGGTCTGGCTCGGCGGCTACGACGACCCGAACGTGACGCGGTCGGTCGTCCTGAAGATGGAGTTCGACGGCAAGCAAACGGTGTGGTGCCCGCTGAGCGAGTTCTTCGGCACGGGGGTCGGCCTGAACCCGTTCCAGGGGTGGTACCGCACCGTCGCCAACGACGGCACGATGTCGAGCCGGTGGGTGATGCCGTACCGCGAATCGGGCGCTATTTCAATCGTCAACCTGGGCGCAGAACCGGTCGAGTTCGAGCTGAAGGCCTCGATCGGCGATTGGCAATGGGACGACCGGTCCCTGTACTTCCACGCCGCGTGGCGTGGGCAGTACCCGGTGCCGACCCGCCCCTTCTCGGACTGGAACTACGTGACGCTCAAGGGACGCGGCGTCTTCGTCGGCGACACGCTGACGGTGCTCAATCCGGTCGAGACTTGGTGGGGGGAGGGTGACGAAAGGATTTTCGTCGACGGCGAGGGCTTCCCGTCCATCTTTGGGACGGGCACCGAAGACTACTACGCCTATTCCTGGGGGGGGCGCAGCACCGACTTCTACGAGCACCCCTTCCACGCTCAGCCGCGGTGCAACGTGTACAACAAGCTGAACCGAAAATCGACGGACGAGCGCAATACGCAGGGGTTCAGCACCGAGACCCGCACGCGCGCCCTGGACACGATGCCGTTTGACGAATCGCTGCAACTCGACATGGAAGTCTGGTCGGGGACAGACTGCAACATGGGGTACGCCGCAGGGACGTATTGGTACGGCGACGCGCAGACCGTCTCCAACCAAGAGCCCGATCCGGACGGCGCCTTGGCGGTCCCGCCGCTGCCAGAGGAGATGCGCTGA
- a CDS encoding efflux RND transporter permease subunit gives MRSESREGVSQVFLEFDLDRDIDVAAPDVRDKVAATQSELPTDAEAPVVEKFDPDAAPILGIVLAGDASIGDLTRYADDVLKPRL, from the coding sequence ATGCGGAGCGAGTCGCGTGAAGGGGTGTCGCAGGTCTTCTTGGAGTTCGACCTAGACCGCGACATCGACGTGGCGGCGCCAGACGTCCGCGACAAGGTGGCCGCAACGCAGTCGGAACTGCCCACCGACGCCGAGGCGCCCGTGGTGGAGAAGTTCGACCCCGACGCGGCGCCGATCCTGGGGATCGTGCTGGCGGGGGACGCGTCGATCGGCGATCTCACGCGCTACGCCGACGACGTGCTCAAGCCGCGCCTGTAG
- a CDS encoding substrate-binding domain-containing protein yields MEPLDFSRCDGVVGRIDLEVLQAAQKAGIPVVSLVSLPGFDDLPSVKHDIRSAARMAGQHLISCGYRRLAFLGHEGAAINALLLESFAEPLRADGLPEPAVCLHDQYLEDELKPAARTLRNLFEWLEALEKPVGILVRSLFVARFIAKSAEDQGLRVPEDVGVVVMDGDRTIVRSVSPTLSSIDFDFLRHGYLAAALLDELMADRSAEPRHRFIAPKRLIVRESTSVFVCNDPKVREAMQFIAEHVRRNVTPDAVAGHLCVSRSTLERRFQEVLGKTVFNEIRRLRVESMQRMLAETDKPIAAECGFTEANNFSRYFRKETGETPTAYRKRAESRGAE; encoded by the coding sequence ATCGAACCGCTCGATTTCTCGAGATGCGACGGGGTAGTTGGCCGGATCGACCTGGAGGTCTTGCAGGCGGCTCAGAAGGCCGGCATTCCCGTGGTATCGCTGGTATCGCTCCCCGGCTTCGACGATTTGCCGAGCGTGAAGCACGACATCCGCTCCGCGGCCCGCATGGCGGGGCAGCACCTGATTTCTTGCGGCTATCGTCGGCTGGCGTTTCTTGGGCATGAAGGGGCCGCAATAAACGCCCTGCTCCTGGAGTCGTTCGCCGAGCCCCTCAGGGCTGATGGCTTGCCTGAACCGGCCGTGTGCCTGCACGACCAGTACCTCGAAGACGAGTTGAAGCCGGCCGCGAGAACCCTCCGGAACCTGTTCGAGTGGCTGGAGGCCCTGGAGAAACCAGTGGGCATCCTTGTGCGGTCGCTGTTTGTCGCAAGGTTCATCGCGAAAAGCGCCGAAGACCAGGGGCTTCGCGTTCCGGAAGACGTGGGAGTCGTCGTCATGGATGGGGATCGAACGATTGTCCGCAGCGTTTCGCCCACGCTCTCTTCGATTGACTTCGACTTCCTCCGGCACGGGTATCTGGCCGCGGCGTTGCTCGACGAGCTGATGGCGGATCGTTCCGCCGAACCGAGGCATCGGTTCATCGCCCCCAAGCGGCTCATTGTGCGCGAGTCGACCAGCGTGTTCGTCTGCAATGACCCCAAGGTCCGGGAGGCCATGCAGTTTATTGCCGAGCACGTCCGCCGCAACGTGACGCCCGATGCGGTGGCAGGGCATCTGTGTGTGTCCCGGAGCACGCTCGAACGGCGGTTCCAAGAGGTCTTGGGAAAGACGGTCTTCAACGAGATCCGCCGGCTACGCGTTGAGAGCATGCAGCGGATGCTTGCCGAGACCGACAAGCCCATCGCCGCCGAGTGCGGCTTCACCGAAGCGAACAACTTCTCACGCTACTTCCGCAAAGAAACCGGCGAGACCCCCACCGCCTACCGCAAGCGGGCGGAATCGCGGGGAGCGGAGTGA
- a CDS encoding PEP-CTERM sorting domain-containing protein, whose product MNSPLALGALCAALAMACSVDAAAVVYESFDYTEGANVVGQNGGVGFDGAWTGVESAGAGTTNTKIGTGLSFGALEVAGGSVDRQNRAGRGVINRTIAAGPLSQFTPDGSTVWFSLLMDRTAIIGGDGGFAGNTYATLVFGDTAFADASSNSAPANTGNALGVGFVGTGAGTDFSLIEVQGVAYAGGTLSTDGPLAVGDTTSFIVGKIDFAANGSSDTLTLYNVTDPGLALPAAAFATLSVDLDQSGFNLVSIADPMTSVFDEIRFGATLADVTPARPIPEPSSLVLLALGGLVGLRTYRRISAA is encoded by the coding sequence ATGAACTCGCCACTCGCTCTAGGCGCGCTCTGCGCAGCGCTCGCCATGGCCTGCTCGGTCGATGCCGCCGCGGTCGTTTACGAGTCGTTCGACTACACGGAGGGCGCCAATGTCGTGGGTCAGAATGGCGGCGTGGGGTTCGATGGGGCGTGGACCGGCGTCGAATCGGCCGGCGCCGGCACAACGAACACCAAAATCGGAACGGGCCTGAGTTTTGGCGCCCTGGAAGTGGCCGGCGGATCGGTCGACCGACAGAATCGGGCCGGCAGGGGCGTCATCAACCGTACGATTGCCGCGGGCCCACTTTCGCAGTTTACTCCCGATGGCTCCACCGTCTGGTTTAGCCTCCTGATGGACCGAACCGCCATTATCGGCGGAGATGGCGGATTTGCCGGCAACACCTACGCAACGCTCGTCTTCGGCGACACCGCTTTCGCCGACGCTTCTTCCAACAGCGCCCCAGCCAATACCGGCAACGCGCTGGGGGTTGGGTTTGTAGGCACGGGTGCGGGGACCGATTTCTCCCTTATCGAAGTCCAAGGCGTTGCCTACGCGGGGGGAACCCTCTCAACCGACGGCCCGCTTGCGGTCGGCGACACGACATCGTTCATCGTCGGCAAGATCGACTTTGCAGCCAATGGTTCCAGTGACACCTTGACGCTCTACAACGTCACCGACCCCGGCCTGGCTCTGCCGGCGGCCGCGTTTGCAACCTTGAGTGTTGACCTGGATCAGTCGGGCTTCAACCTGGTCTCGATCGCGGACCCCATGACCTCGGTCTTTGATGAGATCCGTTTCGGCGCCACCTTGGCCGACGTAACGCCCGCCCGGCCGATCCCCGAACCCAGCAGTCTCGTGCTGCTCGCGCTGGGGGGGCTTGTCGGCCTGCGGACGTACCGACGCATTTCCGCCGCCTGA